From the genome of Campylobacter concisus, one region includes:
- a CDS encoding McrB family protein, whose translation MTGYKDGLDKFCTLSKEEQQEFLNGKTPKYTIIIDEINRGNISKIFGELITLIEPSKRLGADDEIMVELPYSKEKFGVPSNLYIVGTMNTADRSIALMDTALRRRFEFVEMMPEYNNLKEVAGIDIGQMLKTINERIEYLYDRDHAIGHAYFINVSDMETLANVFKNKILPLLQEYFYDDWDKIRLVLGDNQKDEDLQFIKVKKNMAKEKLFGVKIDDIDDKVLYEINDQEIFNNPQSYVKIYE comes from the coding sequence TTGACTGGATACAAGGATGGACTCGATAAATTTTGCACTTTGTCAAAAGAGGAACAACAAGAGTTTTTAAATGGAAAAACACCAAAATATACAATCATAATAGACGAGATCAACCGCGGGAATATATCTAAAATTTTTGGTGAGCTCATAACTCTTATAGAGCCGTCAAAAAGGCTAGGGGCAGATGACGAGATAATGGTCGAGCTGCCATACTCAAAAGAGAAATTTGGAGTGCCGTCAAATTTATATATAGTCGGCACGATGAATACGGCGGATCGCAGCATAGCCCTTATGGATACGGCGCTTAGAAGAAGGTTTGAGTTTGTGGAGATGATGCCAGAATACAATAATCTAAAAGAAGTTGCCGGTATAGATATTGGGCAAATGCTAAAAACGATAAACGAACGTATAGAGTATCTTTACGACAGAGATCATGCGATAGGGCATGCTTATTTTATAAATGTGTCAGACATGGAAACGCTTGCAAATGTCTTTAAAAACAAAATTTTACCGCTACTACAAGAGTATTTTTATGACGACTGGGATAAAATAAGACTAGTTCTGGGCGATAATCAAAAAGATGAGGATTTGCAGTTTATTAAAGTCAAGAAAAATATGGCAAAAGAAAAACTATTTGGAGTAAAAATCGACGATATAGACGATAAAGTCTTATACGAGATAAACGACCAAGAAATTTTCAACAACCCGCAAAGCTATGTAAAAATTTACGAATGA
- a CDS encoding McrC family protein translates to MTKYLIEFEKFRPEDNQDLFNAVDAFTRENFAAVEFLRPGRDKKGDFLQAQNCVGIIQTKSGDSLEILPKIHDNDNGSNKEAVENSKRILLRMLKTLKNHPFKNINIANLKSLNLPLLEIFISMFLDEVSKLIKIGIKSDYVELEDNLKFLKGKLKISEQIRKNIVHKERFYVCYQEFSIDRAENRLIKSTLEFLYRCSKSSKNQRLIREYLFIFDEISSSSDINADFSRLKLNRQTKYYEQALLWSKIFLQNKSFSPYRGNDVAFALLFDMKALFESYVGNFIKKKLPDIILQHSEKHLVEKPKSFRLKPDMFLESKFIADIKWKIVKSRDDISQADLYQLYAYGKKYECGRLYLVYPRISGIDQKAMKFKYESNMWLNVLYFDLEKDEIARNLLV, encoded by the coding sequence ATGACCAAATACTTAATAGAGTTTGAAAAATTTCGCCCGGAAGATAACCAAGACCTATTTAACGCCGTAGATGCCTTTACTAGAGAAAATTTTGCCGCAGTAGAGTTTCTAAGGCCCGGCAGAGACAAAAAGGGCGATTTTTTACAAGCTCAAAACTGCGTCGGTATCATCCAGACAAAAAGTGGCGATAGCCTTGAGATACTTCCAAAAATCCATGATAACGACAATGGCAGCAATAAAGAAGCGGTAGAAAATTCTAAAAGAATTTTACTGAGAATGTTAAAAACTTTAAAAAACCATCCATTTAAAAATATAAACATAGCGAATTTAAAAAGCCTAAATTTACCGCTTCTTGAAATTTTTATATCGATGTTCTTAGATGAAGTATCAAAACTCATAAAAATAGGCATAAAAAGCGACTATGTGGAACTGGAAGATAATCTAAAATTTTTAAAAGGAAAACTAAAAATCTCGGAGCAAATACGTAAAAATATCGTCCATAAAGAGAGATTTTACGTTTGCTATCAGGAATTTTCCATAGATAGAGCCGAAAATCGTCTTATAAAAAGCACGCTCGAGTTTTTATACAGGTGCTCAAAATCAAGCAAAAATCAACGACTTATTAGGGAATATTTATTTATCTTTGACGAAATTTCATCTAGCTCAGATATAAACGCGGACTTTAGCCGCTTAAAACTAAATCGCCAAACAAAATACTATGAACAAGCGCTTTTATGGAGCAAGATATTTTTACAAAACAAGTCGTTTAGTCCGTATAGAGGTAACGATGTGGCTTTTGCTTTGCTGTTTGACATGAAAGCACTCTTTGAAAGCTATGTTGGAAATTTTATAAAGAAAAAGCTTCCGGATATTATATTGCAACACTCAGAAAAACACCTCGTAGAAAAACCAAAGAGCTTTAGACTAAAGCCTGATATGTTTTTAGAAAGCAAATTCATAGCTGACATAAAGTGGAAGATCGTAAAGTCAAGAGATGATATCTCGCAAGCTGACTTATATCAACTCTATGCTTACGGTAAGAAATACGAATGCGGCAGGCTTTATCTCGTATACCCAAGAATAAGTGGCATTGACCAAAAAGCTATGAAATTTAAATATGAAAGCAACATGTGGCTTAATGTTTTATACTTTGATTTAGAAAAAGACGAGATTGCTAGAAATTTACTAGTCTAA
- a CDS encoding glycoside hydrolase family 3 protein, producing MRAFKFILFVAIFALVLNGAEVSLRAKVSQMIMVGFNGASTKDAAFRAMLSDAGYERFGGVMLLGRNVTNKVQLKASIKAIKEKSPKIFIAIDEEGGNVSRMKDKSFDGPYPSAYEVASTLDIKSAYDLYLKMAINLKECGINLNFAPVVDLHDENSPIIAAKQRAFSEYASKVVIYADAFMDAFKEQGILTTLKHFPGHGSSKEDSHKNKSEVTLSKDALLPYKDAISTGRAQIIMVGHLFVKGIDEDNPATLSKKIITDLLRNELKFNGVVISDDMLMKGIGDEALAQKVVKFINAGGDILLFSEFKINNQRTADLVTQIIIDAVNEKKISKERIDVSYKRIMALKVKL from the coding sequence ATGAGAGCTTTTAAATTTATACTTTTTGTAGCTATTTTTGCTCTGGTGCTAAATGGTGCAGAGGTAAGCCTAAGAGCTAAGGTTTCGCAGATGATAATGGTTGGCTTTAATGGAGCTAGCACAAAGGACGCTGCGTTTCGTGCGATGCTAAGCGACGCTGGATATGAGAGGTTTGGCGGTGTGATGCTGCTTGGCAGAAACGTCACTAACAAAGTCCAGCTAAAAGCAAGCATAAAAGCTATCAAAGAAAAAAGCCCTAAAATTTTCATCGCCATCGACGAAGAGGGCGGCAATGTTAGCCGCATGAAGGATAAGAGCTTTGATGGCCCATATCCTAGCGCATACGAGGTCGCAAGTACGCTTGATATCAAAAGTGCATACGATCTCTACTTAAAAATGGCTATAAATTTAAAAGAGTGCGGCATAAATTTAAATTTCGCCCCAGTGGTAGATCTGCACGACGAAAACTCGCCGATAATTGCTGCAAAGCAAAGGGCGTTTAGCGAGTATGCGAGCAAAGTGGTGATCTACGCTGATGCTTTTATGGATGCATTTAAAGAGCAGGGCATCTTAACGACACTTAAGCATTTTCCGGGACACGGCAGCTCAAAAGAGGACTCACATAAAAATAAGAGCGAAGTCACGCTAAGTAAAGATGCACTACTGCCATACAAAGATGCCATAAGCACAGGTAGAGCGCAGATCATCATGGTCGGACATCTTTTTGTAAAAGGCATCGACGAGGACAATCCAGCCACGCTTTCTAAAAAAATAATAACCGATCTCTTACGAAATGAACTTAAATTTAATGGCGTAGTCATAAGCGATGATATGCTGATGAAAGGCATTGGCGACGAAGCTTTGGCTCAAAAAGTGGTGAAATTTATAAACGCTGGTGGCGACATCTTGCTCTTTAGCGAGTTTAAGATAAATAACCAAAGAACAGCCGATCTGGTCACTCAGATCATAATCGATGCTGTCAATGAGAAAAAGATCAGCAAAGAGCGAATCGACGTTTCATACAAGAGGATAATGGCTCTAAAAGTGAAACTTTAA
- a CDS encoding NAD(P)H-dependent glycerol-3-phosphate dehydrogenase has translation MSIAVIGAGKWGSALFHAFSENNECVISSRTPREMPNFVSLDEALECEYLVCTIPTQATNLWLKQNYKNKGQKILVASKGIDTANLKFLNEIYEDFVDRENLAFLSGPTFAKEIMQKLPCALVVNSKNENLALKFASFFPNYMKAYTSDDVIGAEVCGAYKNVIAIAGGICDGLGLGNNARASLISRGLVEMARFGKFFGAKDETFMGLSGAGDLFLTASSILSRNYRVGLGIARHERLEKILNELGEVAEGVDTARAISKIAKEKGIYVPIASEVENMLNGKDVFESVKSLLGRR, from the coding sequence ATGAGCATAGCAGTCATCGGAGCTGGCAAGTGGGGCAGTGCGCTGTTTCACGCATTTAGTGAAAATAATGAGTGTGTCATCAGCTCAAGAACGCCAAGAGAGATGCCAAATTTTGTAAGCTTGGATGAAGCTTTGGAGTGCGAATACTTAGTCTGCACGATCCCAACGCAAGCTACAAATTTATGGCTAAAACAAAACTACAAAAACAAAGGTCAAAAGATCCTAGTCGCCAGCAAGGGCATAGACACGGCAAATCTTAAATTTCTAAATGAAATTTATGAAGACTTTGTGGATAGAGAAAATTTGGCCTTTCTCTCAGGACCGACCTTTGCAAAAGAGATCATGCAGAAGCTTCCTTGTGCCCTGGTGGTAAATTCTAAAAATGAAAATTTAGCTTTAAAATTTGCCTCATTTTTCCCAAACTACATGAAAGCATACACCTCTGATGACGTGATCGGCGCTGAGGTGTGCGGAGCCTATAAAAACGTGATCGCCATAGCTGGTGGCATCTGCGACGGACTTGGTCTTGGCAACAACGCAAGAGCAAGTCTCATTTCGAGGGGGCTTGTCGAGATGGCTAGATTTGGCAAATTTTTTGGCGCAAAAGATGAGACATTTATGGGGCTAAGCGGCGCAGGAGATCTATTTCTAACTGCCTCATCGATACTTTCACGCAACTACCGCGTAGGTCTTGGCATCGCAAGGCACGAGAGATTAGAGAAAATTTTAAATGAGCTTGGCGAGGTGGCAGAGGGCGTCGATACTGCAAGGGCTATTAGCAAGATCGCCAAAGAAAAGGGCATATATGTTCCGATCGCTAGCGAGGTTGAAAATATGCTAAATGGCAAAGACGTTTTTGAGAGCGTAAAATCGCTTTTGGGAAGAAGATGA
- the gatB gene encoding Asp-tRNA(Asn)/Glu-tRNA(Gln) amidotransferase subunit GatB, which yields MFEVVIGLEVHTQLNTKTKIFCSCSTSFGDEANTHVCPTCLALPGALPVLNKEAVKKAISFGTAINAKINKKSVFNRKNYFYPDLPKAYQISQFEIPIVEGGELIIDVNGTKKRIGVTRAHLEEDAGKNIHEETESLVDLNRAGTPLLEIVSEPDLRSSDEAVAYLKKLHSILRFLNISDANMQEGSFRCDANVSIRPKGDTKLYTRVEIKNLNSFKFIQKAIDYEVERQSAAWEDGKYDQEVYQETRLFDTTNLVTRSMRGKEDSAEYRYFPDPDLLPVEVSEQMYEEAIKIPELAEQKVARYVSELGVKESDALNLTQSVEMARYFEELISAGIQPKLATTWLIVELLGRLNNGVTIETSPVNSTKMINLLKRIEDGTISGKAAKEVLDYLMENDADVDSVIEKLGLKQVSDDSAIIAIIDQILAANADKVEEYKNGKDKMFGFFVGQVMKEGKGAFNPGKVNELLKAKIG from the coding sequence ATGTTTGAAGTCGTTATCGGTTTAGAAGTTCACACTCAGCTTAATACAAAAACTAAAATTTTCTGCTCTTGTTCAACTAGCTTTGGCGACGAGGCAAATACTCACGTTTGTCCGACCTGCTTAGCTTTGCCTGGAGCGCTACCTGTGCTAAACAAAGAGGCAGTCAAAAAAGCGATCAGCTTTGGCACAGCGATAAATGCTAAGATAAATAAAAAATCAGTCTTTAATAGAAAAAACTACTTCTATCCGGATCTTCCAAAGGCATATCAAATCTCCCAGTTTGAGATCCCTATCGTAGAAGGTGGCGAGCTAATAATCGACGTAAATGGCACTAAAAAACGCATCGGTGTAACAAGAGCACACCTTGAAGAGGACGCTGGAAAGAATATCCACGAAGAAACCGAGAGTCTGGTTGATCTAAATAGAGCTGGCACGCCACTTCTTGAGATAGTTAGTGAGCCAGATCTTAGAAGCAGTGATGAGGCGGTGGCTTATCTTAAAAAACTACACTCAATCCTTCGCTTTTTAAACATCAGCGACGCAAATATGCAGGAAGGTAGCTTCCGCTGCGACGCAAATGTCTCTATCCGTCCAAAAGGCGATACCAAGCTTTATACAAGGGTTGAGATAAAAAACCTAAACTCATTTAAATTTATCCAAAAGGCGATTGACTACGAAGTAGAGCGCCAAAGTGCAGCTTGGGAAGACGGCAAATACGATCAAGAAGTCTATCAAGAGACAAGACTGTTTGACACGACAAATTTAGTGACAAGATCTATGCGTGGCAAAGAGGATAGCGCGGAGTATAGGTATTTTCCTGACCCTGATTTGCTGCCTGTTGAAGTGTCAGAGCAGATGTATGAAGAGGCGATAAAAATTCCAGAGCTTGCCGAGCAAAAGGTTGCAAGATATGTTAGTGAGCTAGGCGTAAAAGAGAGTGATGCTCTAAATTTAACTCAAAGTGTTGAGATGGCTAGATATTTTGAAGAGCTGATCTCCGCTGGAATTCAGCCAAAGCTTGCTACTACTTGGCTTATAGTAGAGCTTCTTGGTCGTTTAAATAACGGTGTAACGATCGAGACTAGCCCAGTTAATAGTACCAAAATGATAAATTTACTAAAACGCATAGAAGATGGCACGATAAGCGGCAAGGCTGCAAAAGAGGTTCTAGACTACCTAATGGAAAATGATGCGGACGTTGATAGTGTCATCGAAAAACTTGGCTTAAAGCAAGTGAGCGACGACTCAGCGATCATTGCGATCATAGATCAAATTTTAGCTGCAAATGCCGACAAAGTCGAAGAGTATAAAAACGGCAAGGATAAGATGTTCGGCTTCTTTGTGGGTCAGGTGATGAAAGAGGGTAAGGGTGCCTTTAACCCAGGCAAGGTCAATGAGCTTTTAAAGGCCAAAATAGGCTAA
- a CDS encoding F0F1 ATP synthase subunit A: MKDLFLFSNFLNSSHAFIYAFHFLLVALIVIIVAYIARSKMQLVPRGLQNIVEAYLEGVISMGRDTLGSEKLARKYLPLVATIGFIVFFSNVVGIIPGFESPTSSLNLTLVLALVVFVYYNFEGIRENGFFKYFGHFMGPNKFLAPIMFPVEVISHLSRVVSLSFRLFGNIKGDDLFLLAMLTLAPWFAPLPAFALLTLMAVLQTFIFMMLTYVYLAGAVAISEHEH, from the coding sequence ATGAAAGATTTGTTTCTATTTTCAAATTTCCTAAATAGCTCCCACGCCTTTATCTATGCGTTTCACTTTCTACTTGTAGCTTTGATTGTTATCATAGTTGCTTATATAGCAAGGAGTAAGATGCAGCTTGTACCAAGAGGTCTTCAAAATATAGTTGAAGCTTATTTAGAGGGCGTTATATCGATGGGAAGAGATACTTTAGGTAGTGAAAAACTAGCTAGGAAATATCTTCCACTTGTTGCAACTATCGGTTTTATCGTATTTTTTTCAAATGTTGTAGGTATTATTCCTGGATTTGAGTCGCCAACATCAAGTCTAAATTTAACCCTAGTTTTGGCTTTAGTTGTATTTGTTTATTACAACTTTGAGGGCATTAGAGAAAATGGATTTTTTAAATACTTTGGACACTTTATGGGGCCGAATAAATTTCTAGCTCCTATTATGTTTCCAGTTGAAGTCATCTCGCATCTTTCACGTGTAGTTTCGCTATCATTTCGTCTTTTTGGTAATATCAAGGGAGATGATCTATTTTTGCTAGCGATGCTTACACTTGCACCTTGGTTTGCTCCACTTCCAGCTTTCGCACTTCTAACGCTTATGGCTGTTTTGCAAACATTTATCTTTATGATGCTAACTTACGTTTATTTAGCTGGTGCTGTTGCTATTAGTGAGCACGAGCATTAA
- a CDS encoding TSUP family transporter, with the protein MEFDLLSYVVFFVAAFLGGFIDSIAGGGGLITLPAIMAMGVPPHLALGTNKLQGVFGSFTATLNFTKRGLINYKECFVGIVFTFIGAIIGAVVILFLNTNFLKIIIPFLLIAIFIYTLFMPKVGENDRAAKMNEKLFYVVFGLILGFYDGFFGPGTGSFWTFAIVALIGLNLKKAVAHTKLLNFTSNIVALGIFIAGGQMLWAVGLLMAVGQILGAYFGSNLVIKKEVKFIRTMFLVVVAVTICKLIFDYFRV; encoded by the coding sequence ATGGAATTTGATCTACTTAGCTATGTCGTTTTTTTTGTAGCTGCATTTTTAGGCGGTTTTATCGATTCTATCGCTGGTGGAGGTGGGCTTATAACGCTTCCAGCTATTATGGCGATGGGTGTGCCACCACACCTTGCACTTGGTACAAATAAGCTTCAAGGTGTCTTTGGTAGCTTTACAGCGACTCTAAATTTCACAAAACGGGGATTGATTAATTATAAAGAGTGTTTTGTAGGTATCGTTTTTACTTTCATTGGAGCTATCATCGGAGCGGTGGTTATCCTATTTTTAAATACAAATTTTTTAAAGATAATTATCCCATTTTTGCTGATTGCTATTTTTATCTACACGCTTTTTATGCCAAAAGTCGGCGAAAATGATAGAGCTGCAAAGATGAATGAGAAGCTATTTTATGTAGTTTTTGGGCTGATACTTGGCTTTTATGATGGTTTTTTTGGCCCAGGAACAGGCTCTTTTTGGACATTTGCTATAGTGGCATTGATTGGGCTAAATTTAAAAAAGGCTGTCGCTCATACGAAACTCTTAAATTTTACTAGCAATATCGTTGCTCTTGGCATTTTTATAGCCGGCGGACAGATGCTTTGGGCTGTTGGACTTTTGATGGCAGTTGGTCAAATTTTAGGCGCATATTTTGGATCAAATCTTGTCATTAAAAAAGAGGTAAAATTTATTAGAACAATGTTTCTAGTGGTCGTTGCAGTGACTATTTGTAAATTGATTTTCGATTATTTCAGAGTTTAA
- a CDS encoding superoxide dismutase family protein: MKKIVLLSAVLGTLLFAHEGHHFDPKAGEHLVIPVNELSEKGDKSVGEVVVVKTNYGVAFFPNLKGLTAGLHGFHIHENADCGATEKGLGMKAGGHWDPAGTKMHSFAWDDKGHKGDLPALYVDAEGNANYPVLAPKIKSLDELKGHSLMVHVGGDNHSDNPKALGGGGARMLCGVIK, encoded by the coding sequence ATGAAAAAAATCGTTTTACTAAGTGCAGTTTTAGGAACTTTGCTTTTTGCTCACGAAGGCCATCACTTTGATCCAAAGGCTGGAGAGCATCTAGTTATACCTGTTAATGAGCTAAGCGAGAAGGGCGATAAGAGTGTCGGCGAAGTAGTAGTTGTTAAGACAAACTACGGCGTTGCATTTTTTCCAAATTTAAAAGGACTTACTGCAGGGCTACACGGCTTTCACATCCATGAAAATGCTGACTGTGGTGCGACTGAAAAAGGTCTTGGCATGAAAGCAGGTGGCCACTGGGATCCAGCTGGCACAAAAATGCACTCTTTTGCATGGGATGATAAGGGTCACAAAGGCGATTTGCCAGCACTTTACGTAGATGCTGAGGGCAATGCAAACTACCCAGTGCTAGCCCCAAAGATAAAAAGTCTTGACGAGCTAAAAGGTCACTCACTAATGGTTCATGTTGGTGGTGATAATCACAGCGACAACCCAAAAGCACTTGGCGGTGGCGGCGCTAGAATGCTTTGTGGCGTTATTAAGTAA
- a CDS encoding TIGR02757 family protein yields MSELKSLLDSHVLSKNTNLGLFEAPDPLQVATKFKEPNVALICALFAYGNAKMIVKFLNLLDFGLLDESEQNIKKNLSNFKYRFQNENDVREIFITLSRLKKEGEIEEILRQGLAKNGEMIDGVNELIKFIYGLNSYRSDGYEFFFGKSFDKEPQSPYKRYNMYLRWMVRDSDIDLGLFKNLPKDRLLMPLDVHTHRVSLNLGLINRKSYDFKAVMDLTKKLREFDEFDPIKYDFALYRIGQSKELETIIKNLNQ; encoded by the coding sequence ATGAGTGAGCTAAAGAGCCTTTTAGACTCGCACGTACTTAGTAAAAATACAAATTTGGGGCTATTTGAAGCCCCAGATCCACTTCAGGTAGCCACTAAATTTAAAGAGCCAAACGTAGCGCTCATTTGTGCATTATTTGCTTATGGTAACGCAAAAATGATAGTGAAATTTCTAAATTTACTTGATTTTGGTTTGCTTGATGAGAGTGAGCAAAATATCAAGAAAAATTTATCAAATTTCAAATACCGCTTTCAAAATGAAAATGATGTAAGAGAAATTTTTATTACTCTCTCACGCCTTAAAAAAGAGGGCGAGATAGAGGAAATTTTACGCCAAGGTCTTGCAAAAAATGGCGAAATGATAGATGGCGTAAATGAGCTTATTAAATTTATTTACGGGCTAAATTCTTACCGCTCTGACGGATATGAGTTTTTCTTTGGTAAGAGTTTTGACAAAGAGCCACAAAGCCCATATAAACGTTACAATATGTATCTTCGCTGGATGGTAAGGGATAGCGACATTGACCTTGGACTGTTTAAAAATTTACCAAAAGATAGGCTTTTGATGCCACTTGACGTGCATACGCATAGAGTTTCTTTAAATTTAGGACTTATAAACAGAAAGAGCTACGATTTCAAAGCAGTCATGGATCTTACAAAAAAACTTAGAGAATTTGATGAGTTTGATCCGATAAAATACGACTTTGCGCTTTATAGAATAGGGCAGAGTAAAGAGTTAGAAACTATCATAAAAAATCTTAATCAATAA
- the flgK gene encoding flagellar hook-associated protein FlgK, with protein sequence MANIFMSLGTGVSGLNAAQLQISTTGNNIANADSNYYTRQRVVQSASPAMNTVPGGVGTGTQVDTITRLHDEFAYSRLKYSSSNLENTAYKQRILQEATKYFPDLKDNGMVKDIQEYFSAWNNFASNPNAGAQKVNLINKASVLTASINRSSKMLYDMHEKIDETIKINIKEINSLGRQIANINKQIQRIESGADAGIKINANDLRDKRDELELAMSKLVNTAVYKSDLKSNSRVDTGITDQGKYYNLNIGGVSIVDGVNFHEISMSSTESGRYTKIYYEREDGRRIPMEEKITGGKIGAALDLRGRNYEPDNDKFSDGTIQKYIDNLNTFSKTLITSTNNIYAESAVEISNSDPISYLEGDKTLMNHDNSIRNGSFEAIVYDNKGNVVARKTINVNGTTTMNDTRYGNSIVKDFNSNSDDNKDNNMLNDVDDFFEASYFYDKNTKKGTFSLIPKQAQGLYSISIVDHGTNFPGAVGINRFFSGTDSNSIGINQNFTQDHTKLRAYSKPVIGNNEVANKMIQLQYQKQTFYSSGIALDRDETIEGYYRYLTTDMASDTEANNTIHDTNTSLQKTAEEEFQSTSGVDTNEELTNLIRFQASYGAAAKIITTVDQMLDTLLSLKQ encoded by the coding sequence ATGGCTAATATTTTTATGTCATTAGGCACGGGTGTTTCAGGACTAAATGCGGCCCAGCTTCAAATAAGTACAACCGGAAATAATATCGCAAACGCTGATAGCAACTACTATACAAGGCAGCGTGTTGTCCAATCCGCATCTCCAGCGATGAATACAGTACCTGGCGGAGTTGGTACAGGCACGCAAGTAGATACTATAACAAGGCTTCATGATGAGTTTGCCTACTCAAGACTAAAATACTCATCGTCAAATTTAGAAAATACAGCCTATAAACAAAGAATTTTGCAAGAAGCTACAAAATATTTTCCTGATCTAAAAGATAATGGAATGGTGAAAGATATTCAGGAGTATTTTTCCGCATGGAATAACTTTGCTTCAAACCCTAATGCAGGTGCTCAGAAAGTCAATTTGATAAATAAAGCAAGTGTATTGACTGCAAGTATTAACCGCTCGTCAAAGATGCTTTATGATATGCATGAAAAGATTGATGAAACGATAAAAATAAATATAAAAGAGATAAATTCGCTAGGCAGGCAAATAGCAAACATTAATAAGCAAATCCAAAGAATAGAATCAGGTGCGGACGCTGGTATAAAAATAAATGCAAATGATCTTCGTGATAAACGTGATGAGCTTGAGCTTGCTATGTCAAAGCTGGTAAATACAGCAGTTTATAAAAGCGATCTAAAGAGCAATTCTAGGGTAGATACAGGAATAACAGATCAAGGAAAATACTACAATCTAAACATTGGTGGCGTAAGTATCGTTGATGGTGTAAATTTTCATGAAATTTCTATGAGTTCAACCGAAAGTGGAAGATATACAAAAATTTATTATGAAAGAGAAGATGGCAGAAGAATCCCAATGGAGGAAAAGATTACAGGTGGTAAAATTGGAGCTGCACTTGATCTTAGGGGCCGAAACTACGAGCCAGATAATGATAAATTTAGTGATGGAACGATCCAAAAATACATTGATAATCTAAATACATTTAGTAAAACCTTAATAACAAGTACAAATAATATCTATGCCGAATCCGCAGTTGAAATTTCTAACTCAGATCCGATAAGTTATTTAGAAGGCGATAAGACATTGATGAATCATGATAATAGTATAAGAAACGGAAGTTTTGAAGCTATTGTTTATGATAACAAAGGCAATGTCGTGGCCAGAAAAACTATAAATGTAAATGGTACGACGACGATGAATGATACAAGATATGGCAACTCTATCGTCAAAGACTTTAACTCAAACTCAGATGACAATAAAGATAATAATATGCTAAATGACGTTGATGACTTTTTTGAGGCGTCATATTTTTATGATAAAAATACTAAAAAAGGCACATTTTCTCTCATTCCAAAACAAGCTCAAGGGCTTTATAGCATATCGATAGTCGATCACGGCACAAATTTTCCAGGCGCTGTTGGCATAAATAGATTTTTTTCAGGTACTGACTCAAATAGTATCGGCATAAATCAAAATTTTACCCAAGACCATACAAAGCTTCGTGCCTACTCAAAGCCAGTTATCGGAAATAATGAAGTTGCTAATAAAATGATCCAGCTTCAGTATCAAAAGCAGACCTTTTACTCAAGTGGTATAGCGCTTGATAGAGATGAGACGATCGAGGGATATTACCGCTATCTTACGACTGACATGGCGAGTGATACAGAGGCGAATAATACGATTCACGATACAAATACATCTTTGCAAAAGACAGCTGAAGAGGAATTTCAATCAACAAGTGGCGTAGACACCAATGAAGAGCTTACAAATTTGATCCGCTTTCAAGCAAGTTACGGCGCAGCGGCAAAGATCATCACGACAGTTGATCAAATGCTTGACACGCTTCTTTCATTAAAACAATGA
- the flgN gene encoding flagellar export chaperone FlgN: MIKKLLDEAIGELDELINLTIQDIANIKEAKHSSVDESVKKKNALVRAFEDTKRALDKELLKVSKESGTTTLASVLDDEVKSKLVLMRSKLENLHKVNKEYARHVVAVKEFFDSLNEKIFGTKTSEYGQDGNSIDNNFYKSRV; the protein is encoded by the coding sequence ATGATAAAAAAGCTTTTGGACGAGGCTATAGGCGAGCTTGATGAGCTTATAAATTTAACTATACAAGATATCGCAAATATAAAAGAGGCTAAGCACTCAAGCGTTGATGAGAGTGTAAAGAAAAAAAATGCCTTAGTTCGTGCATTTGAAGATACAAAAAGAGCACTAGATAAAGAGCTTTTAAAGGTATCAAAAGAGAGCGGTACGACTACACTTGCTAGTGTTTTAGACGATGAAGTGAAGTCAAAGCTTGTACTTATGCGTTCAAAGCTTGAAAATTTACATAAAGTTAATAAAGAATATGCAAGACATGTTGTTGCTGTTAAAGAATTTTTTGACTCACTTAATGAAAAAATTTTTGGAACTAAAACAAGTGAATACGGCCAAGATGGAAATAGCATAGATAATAATTTTTATAAATCAAGGGTTTAA
- a CDS encoding flagellar biosynthesis anti-sigma factor FlgM, with protein MIRPLNQRPNFQANALNKNSDAKVETQSKEVRTNENTKLKEIADAIANGTYQVDISKTARAVADALL; from the coding sequence ATGATAAGGCCTTTGAACCAAAGACCAAATTTTCAGGCAAATGCGCTAAATAAAAATAGCGATGCCAAGGTCGAAACTCAGAGTAAAGAAGTAAGAACAAACGAAAACACAAAGCTAAAAGAGATAGCTGATGCCATAGCAAATGGCACTTATCAGGTTGATATCTCAAAAACGGCTAGGGCTGTGGCTGATGCGTTGCTGTAA